Proteins encoded in a region of the Desulfatirhabdium butyrativorans DSM 18734 genome:
- the nrfD gene encoding NrfD/PsrC family molybdoenzyme membrane anchor subunit has translation MHHETARPLNTPFWTPGVWVMLGFMLCGAGAVLARYIGGIGYVSNLTHARPWGIWIGIDVASGVALAAGGFTTAALAHIFGRHEYEPVVRPALLTAVLGYTFVVLGLMVDIGRTWAIWKPMIFWNFNSVLFEVGMCVMTYLTVLYIEFIPIAAERFGKTIPLLGRLNGLVGKIMGVFIVAGVVLSCMHQSSLGALLLVAPTKLHPLWYTPILPLLFLTSAFAVGYPMVIFETTIVTSSLRLDSEMKLLSRLSRFTVLLLGIYLALKIGDMIFRGTYAYLLDGTTQSNAFLVEVGLGVALPWILLWFPMVRTSRKSLFAVSTLIVFGVLLNRINVFLVGFSSPITHTRYFPAIGEILITAGLIASLMFIYRIVVTYLPVISAGKLEEVRP, from the coding sequence ATGCACCACGAAACCGCACGCCCGCTGAACACGCCGTTCTGGACGCCAGGTGTATGGGTCATGCTCGGATTCATGCTCTGCGGTGCAGGCGCCGTCCTTGCCCGATATATCGGCGGCATCGGGTATGTGTCGAACCTCACTCATGCGCGGCCCTGGGGCATCTGGATCGGAATCGATGTCGCCTCCGGTGTGGCGCTTGCCGCAGGCGGCTTCACCACCGCCGCTCTCGCCCACATTTTCGGCCGTCATGAATATGAACCCGTCGTCCGCCCCGCCCTGCTCACCGCCGTTCTGGGCTACACCTTCGTCGTTCTGGGTCTGATGGTCGATATCGGCAGGACCTGGGCCATCTGGAAACCGATGATTTTCTGGAACTTCAATTCGGTTCTGTTCGAAGTCGGCATGTGCGTCATGACCTATCTGACCGTGCTCTACATCGAGTTCATCCCCATCGCCGCCGAGCGCTTCGGAAAGACCATCCCGCTGCTGGGGCGCCTGAACGGACTTGTCGGCAAGATCATGGGCGTCTTCATCGTCGCAGGTGTCGTGCTCTCCTGCATGCACCAGTCGAGCCTGGGCGCACTCCTGCTCGTTGCGCCGACCAAGCTGCATCCACTCTGGTACACGCCGATCCTGCCGTTGCTCTTTTTGACATCAGCCTTTGCCGTCGGGTATCCGATGGTCATCTTCGAAACCACCATCGTTACAAGCTCTCTGCGGCTCGATTCCGAAATGAAGCTGCTCTCCCGCCTGAGCCGCTTCACCGTGCTGCTTCTGGGCATCTACCTCGCGCTCAAGATTGGAGACATGATCTTTCGGGGGACCTATGCTTACCTTCTCGATGGAACCACCCAGAGCAACGCTTTTCTTGTGGAAGTCGGGCTCGGTGTGGCGCTGCCCTGGATCCTGCTGTGGTTTCCGATGGTGCGTACCTCCCGAAAAAGCCTCTTTGCGGTATCCACCCTCATCGTTTTCGGTGTCCTGTTGAACCGGATCAATGTCTTTCTGGTCGGGTTCAGCTCCCCCATCACCCATACCCGGTATTTTCCGGCAATCGGTGAAATTCTGATCACGGCTGGTCTGATCGCCTCGCTCATGTTCATCTATCGCATCGTCGTGACGTATTTGCCGGTAATCTCCGCAGGAAAACTCGAGGAGGTACGCCCATGA